One stretch of Punica granatum isolate Tunisia-2019 chromosome 5, ASM765513v2, whole genome shotgun sequence DNA includes these proteins:
- the LOC116206880 gene encoding WAT1-related protein At5g07050-like: MAVVKLNPCKTFRKFKPHLLMVLAQVGYTFLYFITEASFDHGMNPHVYITYRHIVAGFVMLPFACFLERKIRPQLTLLLFLEIFVLSLLGVGLTLNMYFASLKYTSPTFVASMVNTIASLTFVIAVALRLEAVDLRNPRGMAKVVGTLVSLAGVMTMTLYQGSIVRNLGPPLIQVNSSGSSTNDVHGSWVKGSILTVASCITWSIWYIMQAYTLKRYPAQLSLTTWMSFVGGAQSAAFAVFIKHKPADWAIGFNIDLWSTLYGGVVVSGLIIFIQLWCTEKKGPVFVTIFNPLGTILVAVLAYFILDEKLCTGSIIGAAIVIVGLYLLLWGKEDQQVQIKLNSEDHLVQPYLTSDEVQKRDTMFQVVPPESR, encoded by the exons ATGGCCGTAGTGAAGCTAAACCCGTGCAAGACTTTCCGAAAGTTTAAGCCGCATCTTCTCATGGTACTGGCTCAAGTTGGCTACACCTTCCTCTACTTCATCACGGAAGCTTCATTCGACCATGGCATGAACCCCCATGTCTACATTACTTACCGACACATCGTGGCGGGCTTTGTAATGCTCCCTTTTGCGTGCTTTCTCGAAAG GAAAATAAGACCACAGCTGACATTGCTCCTCTTCTTGGAGATTTTCGTCCTCTCTCTTCTGGG GGTGGGATTAACACTAAATATGTACTTTGCGAGCTTGAAGTACACGTCTCCAACTTTTGTGGCTTCTATGGTGAACACCATCGCTTCCCTCACTTTCGTAATTGCAGTCGCCCTCCG GTTGGAGGCAGTTGATCTTAGGAATCCTCGAGGGATGGCGAAGGTTGTGGGGACACTGGTCTCACTTGCAGGGGTGATGACCATGACATTATACCAAGGCTCCATTGTAAGGAACTTGGGCCCACCTCTCATCCAAGTCAACAGCAGTGGCAGCTCCACCAATGACGTCCATGGCAGTTGGGTGAAGGGCTCCATCCTCACCGTTGCCAGCTGCATCACCTGGTCCATTTGGTACATCATGCAG GCGTACACATTGAAAAGATATCCGGCCCAACTCTCACTGACAACATGGATGTCTTTTGTGGGCGGGGCCCAGTCTGCGGCCTTCGCCGTCTTCATCAAGCACAAACCTGCGGATTGGGCCATTGGGTTCAACATAGATCTGTGGTCCACCTTATATGGT GGAGTGGTTGTCTCAGGACTGATCATCTTCATCCAGCTATGGTGCACGGAGAAGAAAGGCCCGGTCTTCGTGACCATTTTCAATCCGCTCGGCACGATACTTGTTGCAGTCTTGGCCTACTTCATACTCGACGAGAAACTATGCACTGGCAG CATCATAGGGGCAGCGATTGTCATCGTTGGGCTCTACTTACTGTTGTGGGGGAAAGAAGATCAGCAGGTTCAGATCAAGCTCAATTCTGAAGATCATCTGGTGCAACCTTACTTGACCTCTGATGAAGTGCAAAAGAGAGACACCATGTTTCAGGTGGTCCCTCCGGAGTCAAGATAG